The genomic interval TCACTGGATCTACCAGCAGGTAGTGCCCTTTTGCAGTATGTGGATGATTTAATGATCTGTTCCCCCACAAAGGAGACATGTGTACAGGACACAGTGGCGTTACTCAAACATTTAGCTACAAATGGTCATAAAGTTAGTTTGTCTAAAATGCAATTTGTTTTGGAAAAAGTTACCTTTCTGGGTCATATAATCACATCAGAGGGTAAAACCCTCTCATCCAAACGAATTGAAGCTATTCAAACTATCCCAAagccagaaacaaagaaacaagtcaTGAGTTTTTTAGGGATGACTTCGTATTGTCGGCAATGGATTCCACATTATGCTGAAATAGAGGCACCACTATCAGCAATTGTGTATGGAAAAGGCCTCACTGCAAATAACAGAGTCACCTGGACAACTGAAGCTGAGAAAGCTTTTGTTGATTTGAAGTTAGCTATGCAATCTCCTCCGACATTAGGACTACCAGACTGTACCAGGCGCTTTACACAGACTGTGGATGAAAGAGGCGGGTATATgacatctgtgctgctgcaggaccaTGGGGGACGACTGAGACCGGTAGCTTATTTTTCCTCACGACTTGACTCTGTGGCAGCAGGACTCCCAACTTGTCTTAGGGCTGTAGCAGCTGCTGAGAAAGCTGTGATTGCATCACGTGATGTTGTGGGTTATGCTGATTTGACGTTACTGGTGCCACATGCTGTTTCAATGATTTTGCTTGAACAAAAAACTTCTCACCTTTCAACAGCTAGATGGCTCAGATATAATACAGTGTTACTTGAAATGCCAAACATCACTATTAAGAGGTGCACTGTTCTTAACCCCGCTACTCTCCTCCCTACACCAGGTGATGGAGAGCCACATGATTGTGTTGCAGTAATAACTGAAATTTGTTCTCCCAGACCAGATTTACAGGATGTACCACTGGTGAATGCAGACATGGAGCTGTTTGtggacggctcagcatcaaggGATCCAGCAACTAGTAGAAACCAAGTGGGTTTTGCAGTAACAACTTTGTATGATACAATCATAGCTGAACCACTCCCATCACAGTATTCTGCACAAGCTGCAGAATTAGTTGCATTGACTGAAGCATGCAAATATGCAAGAGACAAGAGTGTCAACATCTTCACTGATAGTAGATACGCATGGGGTGTGGCACATGATTTTGGCAGACTTTGGGctaatagaaagtttttaacctCTACAGGTAAACCCATTACACACCATACCCTGGTTGCTGCTCTTCTTGATGCTGTGTTGCTACCTAAACTGATTGCAATCTGTAAATGTGAAGCGCATACTAGGGAACTTGACTCAGTTTCACGGGGAAATGCAAGAGCAGATATTGCTGCAAAGGCTGCAGCGAAACGTAGCCTGCCAGTTaatgatgcttttgttttggatgTGCCCGTGACACCTAATGCTGATTTACAGGAGCTGCAAGCGAGGGCAACACCAGAGGAGAAGGTTGTTTGGAAGAAAGCAGGCTGTTCTGTTACTGACGGAATTTGGTGTGGGCCAGATGGAAAACCTTGTTTACCTAAATATCTGTTTCCTTATTATGCTAAGTTGATACACGGTAAAGACCATGTGTCAAAGGGGGGAATGCAAGCAGATATACAGAAGTATTGGTTTACAAAAGGATTTTCAAACTACTCAAAAAAATTCTGTcagaaatgtgtaatttgtgCTACGAATAATATTGGTAGAGGAATCCATACTGCACAAAGTGCACATCCAGCACCAAACGAACCATTTGATCATTTACAGATGGATTTTATTGAACTAACACCAAGCGAGGGAAAGAAGTACTGTCTTGTTGTGGTTGACATGTTTTCCAAATGGGTAGAGGCTTTTCCCTCATCGAAACAGGATTCTTCAGCAGTGGCAAAGGCACTTCTGGGGGAATTCATTCCTCGGTGGGGAATCCCAAGAAAGATATCCAGTGATAATGGTACTCCATTTGTAAGCGCAGCTTTAAAGAGTGTTGGTGAGTATTTGGGTATCGATATGCGACAACATTGTGCTTACCATCCTGCTAGTGGAGGAGCAGTGGAAAGAGAAAACggcacattgaaaaacaaactggtcaaATGCTGTGAGGAAACAGGGCTGACATGGACAAAGGCATTACCTATTGTTTTAATGTACATGAGATCTAGAGTGAGAAGTAAGAATGGTTTGAGTCCTTATGAGATTCTCTTTTCACGTCCAATGGAGACAGGAATTGGTCCTGTTAAAAGGCAGCTTCCTCAGACCAGTCAATGTGAAGATGAAATGTTGCGATATTGTGTAAAtctttcctctgttctccttgATATCCACAGGCAGGTGAAAGACGCCCTACCAAAATCCATAGACGGTGAACTGCATGAtttgaaaccaggagactggattgtggtGAAGGACCTGAGGAGGAAAAGCTGGAGAGCACGCCGGTGGAACGGGCCCTATCAAGTTCTTCTCACCACGCAGACGGCAGTGAAGGTCGCAGAGAGGGCAACCTGGGTACATGCAAGCCATTGCAAGAGGGTACCTGAGCCAGGAGAGGATTCTTCAGGACAGAACGTGCGTTGATGTCAGCAGGTGGTGTTTCCAGCCTTCGATTGTTTCATGCCCGCAAGGAAAGGGGTGTGGAAACCATTAGAGTTACAAGTCTCTAAAATTCAGTGACACACTGATTAAGAGGGTTGCAAGAGGAACACTGCTGATACTCAATGGCGCCGACGGACAAACAGTGGCATCTGATGGGGCGGGCGGTGCGCAGTTGGAAGGAAGGGAAGTGCTCCCTGTTCTTGCTGACTGTCATCTTCGTCCtaccactgctgctgtggaaaacaagccaaaacaaCTCGAGCATAAAAGAAATAACCAAAAGAGAACTTTCGTTTGACCCCTATGATGAACAGATAAAACCTGAAAATAATGCATGGTATGAGACCATGAAGGTAATCGCTAGAAAAATCACTAATGAGAGCTGTTATGTCTGTGCACAACTTCCTCATGGTGTGGGTACTACTCTCCCACTTAAGACCATCCCACTAAACACCTCAGAGACATTAGGAGTACTGATAGCTTTCACTCAGGGGCTTTCACTAAAGAACAGGACTGTGCGAGACATGAATAGTAAACTTAAACTACTGAATATCAGTGTAGTTAATTATGGGGGTTCCACAGCTCGATTCTGGGACATGTCTTTGGTGGCAGATCAGGAAATTCACCAACCTGTGATGACAATAAACCCCACCGGACAGTTAGGCACTGTTTGTTTTACTAGACAATGTTTTATGGCTGAGGATCACTATCTGGGAACTTCACCATGTAAGCAAAAAGTTATAGCTACTTGTGGTTTGAGATGGGATCGGGAACCATCAGAAACATGTAGAGGTAACGTGCCATTTGTTGCTCAGTTAAATTTAACTAATACCATCAGTTTAAACAGACCAGGTCATGACAACCCGGTTGTTAGTATGCCTTCTAGTGATGGGTATGGGTCTCTGAGGgaacatgtgtgggtgtgtgggaaaTATGTTTACCAGTCACTCCGACCGGGGTGGTGTGGGACTTGTTATATTGCCAGACTAGTACCTTTTGTTACCTTGTCACCTAACCTCACCCACTTCCATACAGATTATCCTCACTATTATGTGCCATCCAGACATAAGCGTTCCACAGTAAGAGTGTCTCCAGGAGAAAAAGGATTCGGAGGGTTCTTACCTTGGTGGGGAACTGTGAACAACGCACACAAGATAGATGAGATTGCTATGGAACTGGAGAATCTAACAGCCCTAGTGGGGGAAGGTTTCTTATCTCTGTCTCCCAGTATTCAGGGTATCAGGAATGTGGCTTTGCAGAACAGGGTGGCTTTGGATTTAATGCTCGCAAGTCAAGGGGGTGTTTGCCACATAATTGGGACCGATTGCTGCACATACATACCTGACATTTCTGATAATATGACGCATATAGTTTCCCATTTGAATGATCTATTGTTCGAGGAGAAAAGCAAAGACTCTCAAATTCCTGAAGGATGGAATTGGGGATCATGGTTTACTCTAACGGGttggaaaaatgtattgttgaaATTTTTGACGCCTattctgatttcattttg from Limanda limanda chromosome 10, fLimLim1.1, whole genome shotgun sequence carries:
- the LOC133012321 gene encoding protein NYNRIN-like, yielding MSFLGMTSYCRQWIPHYAEIEAPLSAIVYGKGLTANNRVTWTTEAEKAFVDLKLAMQSPPTLGLPDCTRRFTQTVDERGGYMTSVLLQDHGGRLRPVAYFSSRLDSVAAGLPTCLRAVAAAEKAVIASRDVVGYADLTLLVPHAVSMILLEQKTSHLSTARWLRYNTVLLEMPNITIKRCTVLNPATLLPTPGDGEPHDCVAVITEICSPRPDLQDVPLVNADMELFVDGSASRDPATSRNQVGFAVTTLYDTIIAEPLPSQYSAQAAELVALTEACKYARDKSVNIFTDSRYAWGVAHDFGRLWANRKFLTSTGKPITHHTLVAALLDAVLLPKLIAICKCEAHTRELDSVSRGNARADIAAKAAAKRSLPVNDAFVLDVPVTPNADLQELQARATPEEKVVWKKAGCSVTDGIWCGPDGKPCLPKYLFPYYAKLIHGKDHVSKGGMQADIQKYWFTKGFSNYSKKFCQKCVICATNNIGRGIHTAQSAHPAPNEPFDHLQMDFIELTPSEGKKYCLVVVDMFSKWVEAFPSSKQDSSAVAKALLGEFIPRWGIPRKISSDNGTPFVSAALKSVGEYLGIDMRQHCAYHPASGGAVERENGTLKNKLVKCCEETGLTWTKALPIVLMYMRSRVRSKNGLSPYEILFSRPMETGIGPVKRQLPQTSQCEDEMLRYCVNLSSVLLDIHRQVKDALPKSIDGELHDLKPGDWIVVKDLRRKSWRARRWNGPYQVLLTTQTAVKVAERATWVHASHCKRVPEPGEDSSGQNVR